In the Anoplopoma fimbria isolate UVic2021 breed Golden Eagle Sablefish chromosome 7, Afim_UVic_2022, whole genome shotgun sequence genome, one interval contains:
- the LOC129093159 gene encoding uncharacterized protein LOC129093159, with product MKNFTLITALSLCSFISGLMSVSVSEFKTVEVQAGGEVTLQSAKMSNYDSVIFWFRLVNRSKASCISVMINSGQNVSYYEGFRNEKFEMRTNITTVSLKIQKVDLSDSGIYFCVFYQSGRPQFSVIHLNVKGSGEPNDDGDNKCKMSECQTVEVQAGGKVTLQSANMSHYDSTTFWFRLVNTSKASCISVMSDSASDGMTHLSTVILAGLTVFLVMVIIGLAVRNRKLQTGYMFKTRQI from the exons ATGAAGAACTTTACCTTGATAACAGCTTTAAGTCTCTGCAGCTTCA TTTCAGGCTTGATGTCGGTCTCAGTGTCAGAGTTTAAAACTGTGGAGGTCCAGGCTGGTGGAGAAGTCACACTGCAGTCTGCCAAAATGTCCAATTATGATTCTGTGATTTTCTGGTTCAGACTGGTGAACAGATCCAAGGCCAGCTGCATCTCTGTCATGATCAACTCTGGTCAAAATGTGTCATACTATGAGGGATTTCGAAATGAAAAATTTGAAATGAGAACCAACATCACCACTGTCTCTCTCAAAATCCAAAAAGTGGATTTATCTGACTCTggaatatatttctgtgtattttacCAAAGTGGGCGTCCTCAGTTCAGTgtgatacatttaaatgttaaag GCAGCGGTGAACCAAATGATGACGGGGACAACAAGTGTAAAA TGTCAGAGTGTCAGACTGTGGAGGTCCAGGCTGGTGGAAAAGTCACACTGCAGTCTGCCAACATGTCCCATTATGATTCTACAACATTCTGGTTCAGACTGGTGAACACATCCAAGGCCAGCTGCATCTCTGTCATGTCCGACTCTG CGTCTGACGGAATGACACATCTGTCGACTGTGATCCTGGCCGGTCTGACTGTTTTCCTTGTAATGGTCATCATCGGTCTGGCTGTCAGGAACAGGAAGCTTCAGACAG